The proteins below come from a single Mycobacterium parmense genomic window:
- a CDS encoding amidohydrolase family protein, translating into MTPDVLWAWEHTETQWRNPAGLTARGDIEERLTELDGERFAAMADTGLDVQVLSLTSPGVQNVTPGDAVAVQTASNDLLADTVRAHSDRLQGFATLATTDPARAGYELERAVTALGLHGAMIFPRSRGRSIERREFWPIFEAAATLNAPLYLHPQVPPPPVRDAYYSGFGEAADTGLATFGIGWHYDAGVTLLRMILAGVFDAFPNLQVIVGHWGEVVLFYLDRIDGLAAAASLARPVSEYFRSNVFVTPSGMFSQRYLRWSLEVMGVDRVLFSTDYPYRFAPAGGARQFLDDADLAASDREKIASRNWERICGGIRR; encoded by the coding sequence GTGACCCCCGACGTCCTGTGGGCGTGGGAGCACACCGAGACGCAATGGCGAAATCCGGCCGGGTTGACCGCGCGCGGCGACATCGAAGAACGCTTGACCGAACTCGACGGCGAACGCTTCGCCGCGATGGCCGACACCGGTCTCGACGTCCAGGTGTTGTCTTTGACCAGTCCCGGAGTCCAGAACGTGACGCCCGGCGACGCCGTCGCGGTGCAGACCGCCAGCAATGACCTGCTGGCCGACACGGTGCGCGCGCACTCCGACCGGCTGCAGGGGTTCGCGACGCTCGCGACCACCGATCCCGCCCGGGCCGGATACGAATTGGAGCGTGCCGTCACCGCGTTGGGGCTGCACGGCGCCATGATCTTCCCGCGCAGCCGCGGCCGCTCCATCGAACGGCGAGAATTCTGGCCGATATTCGAGGCGGCCGCAACCCTCAACGCGCCGCTCTACCTGCATCCACAGGTGCCGCCGCCGCCGGTGCGCGACGCCTATTACAGCGGATTCGGCGAGGCGGCCGACACGGGCCTGGCCACCTTCGGAATCGGCTGGCACTACGATGCCGGTGTCACACTGCTGCGCATGATCCTCGCCGGCGTCTTCGATGCCTTCCCCAATCTCCAAGTGATCGTTGGGCATTGGGGTGAGGTGGTGCTGTTCTACCTCGACCGGATCGACGGCCTGGCCGCCGCCGCCTCGCTGGCGCGGCCGGTCTCGGAGTACTTCCGCTCCAACGTGTTCGTGACACCCAGCGGCATGTTCAGTCAGCGTTATCTGCGCTGGTCACTGGAGGTCATGGGAGTCGACCGCGTCCTGTTCTCTACGGACTACCCCTACCGTTTCGCCCCGGCCGGCGGCGCGCGTCAATTCCTCGACGATGCCGATCTGGCCGCGAGCGACCGGGAGAAGATCGCATCGCGAAACTGGGAACGCATCTGCGGGGGCATCCGGCGCTGA
- a CDS encoding DMT family transporter has protein sequence MSALLAAFWAAVGIVVRQRIAQDVPPDKAMATTLARRPIWWAGQAAAIAGFAFQALALAHGSLLLVQPLLVSSLLFALPISAWLCHQRVHPADWGWATLLTLALAVFVLVGEPREGHNRPAVPAWTLALGITVPLVVACVLGARRVAGRRRAMLLAIPVAVILGFIAVLTKICTHRFAIGGLPALLTVPAPYVLVGLALMLTVMQQAAFHAGALQASVPIMLVGEPIVAVALGMIVLGEHIAVRGSAGAVLLLTAAAMAASTVALARGRASDTTALAPQADPNDDVMADAATC, from the coding sequence GTGTCTGCGCTGCTTGCCGCGTTCTGGGCCGCGGTCGGCATCGTCGTGCGGCAGCGAATCGCCCAGGACGTTCCGCCCGACAAGGCGATGGCGACGACTCTGGCGCGCCGGCCCATCTGGTGGGCGGGCCAGGCGGCCGCCATCGCGGGGTTCGCCTTCCAGGCGCTGGCGCTGGCGCACGGATCCCTGCTTCTGGTCCAGCCGCTGCTGGTGTCCTCGCTGTTGTTCGCGTTGCCGATCAGCGCGTGGCTCTGCCACCAACGCGTCCACCCGGCCGACTGGGGGTGGGCGACCCTGCTGACGTTGGCGCTGGCGGTTTTCGTGCTGGTGGGCGAGCCCCGCGAGGGCCACAACCGCCCGGCGGTGCCGGCGTGGACGCTGGCGCTGGGCATCACGGTGCCGCTGGTGGTCGCCTGCGTGCTGGGCGCCCGCCGAGTGGCGGGTCGCCGCCGCGCCATGCTGCTGGCCATCCCCGTCGCCGTCATCCTGGGCTTCATCGCGGTGCTCACCAAGATCTGCACGCACCGCTTCGCCATCGGCGGGTTGCCCGCGCTTCTCACGGTGCCCGCCCCGTATGTGCTGGTTGGCCTCGCGCTGATGCTGACCGTGATGCAGCAGGCGGCTTTTCACGCGGGCGCTTTGCAGGCGTCGGTGCCGATCATGTTGGTGGGGGAGCCCATCGTCGCCGTCGCGCTCGGGATGATCGTGCTGGGCGAGCATATCGCCGTGCGCGGCTCGGCGGGCGCGGTTCTGCTGCTGACGGCCGCGGCCATGGCGGCGTCCACCGTCGCACTGGCCCGCGGTCGCGCGTCCGACACCACTGCGCTTGCGCCGCAAGCAGATCCGAACGACGATGTGATGGCGGACGCGGCGACGTGTTAG